One window of the Acaryochloris sp. CCMEE 5410 genome contains the following:
- a CDS encoding PhzF family phenazine biosynthesis protein, with product MTDSSLHLLSAFTTDPKGGNPAGVWIGDTLPSPETMQRIAADVGFSETAFVAPQTGFERTVRYYSPEVEVPFCGHATVATGVVLGELSGEGTYKLATTVGEVPVAVSVQEGQWQAALTSVEPTHALASDALVADILSALGWQLDELDLSIPPARAYAGAWHLVLAVAQAERLAHLDYDFDQLKALMQQDSLLTLQLIWRESPSVFHSRNPFPVGGVVEDPATGAAAAALGGYLRDAQLTSVPHQIVIRQGEAMGRPSRLVVDIPASGGIVVSGMAVRL from the coding sequence ATGACTGACTCCTCACTACACCTACTTTCTGCTTTTACCACTGATCCAAAGGGGGGGAACCCTGCGGGAGTGTGGATTGGCGATACCCTACCATCCCCAGAAACCATGCAGCGCATCGCGGCGGACGTGGGCTTCTCTGAAACAGCATTTGTAGCACCACAGACTGGGTTTGAGCGGACGGTTCGTTATTACAGCCCGGAAGTAGAAGTGCCCTTTTGTGGCCATGCCACAGTGGCCACTGGAGTGGTCCTAGGTGAATTGAGTGGTGAGGGAACGTATAAATTAGCAACGACTGTAGGGGAAGTTCCTGTGGCTGTTAGTGTCCAAGAGGGGCAATGGCAAGCTGCTTTAACGTCCGTAGAACCCACCCATGCCTTAGCCTCGGATGCATTAGTAGCGGATATTTTATCTGCCTTGGGTTGGCAGTTGGACGAGTTGGATTTGTCTATTCCGCCTGCTCGAGCCTATGCAGGGGCGTGGCATTTGGTGTTGGCTGTTGCCCAAGCAGAGCGGCTGGCTCATTTGGATTATGATTTTGACCAACTCAAAGCCTTAATGCAGCAGGATAGCCTGTTAACGTTACAGCTAATCTGGCGAGAAAGTCCTAGCGTTTTTCACTCTCGTAATCCCTTCCCAGTGGGTGGTGTGGTGGAAGATCCGGCAACGGGAGCTGCAGCCGCAGCTTTAGGAGGGTACTTACGGGATGCCCAGTTAACTTCTGTCCCTCATCAGATTGTGATTCGCCAAGGAGAGGCGATGGGGCGGCCTAGTCGGCTGGTGGTGGATATTCCCGCTAGTGGTGGGATTGTTGTGAGTGGAATGGCAGTGCGCCTTTAA